A window from Fragaria vesca subsp. vesca linkage group LG5, FraVesHawaii_1.0, whole genome shotgun sequence encodes these proteins:
- the LOC101306723 gene encoding 30S ribosomal protein S9, chloroplastic-like, translated as MTASILALTSSLSSLSFSSNVAQKPTTVSFLRSRSASVANICGTPSRLPRLVVSATVASPEVETVNLKKYVKSRLPGGFAAQTIIGTGRRKCAIARVVLQEGTGKVVINYRDAKEYLQGNPLWLQYVKVPLVTLGYESNYDVFVKAHGGGLSGQAQAISLGIARALLKVSEDHRRPLRKEGLLTRDSRVVERKKPGLKKARKAPQFSKR; from the exons ATGACGGCTTCCATACTAGCCCTCACTTCCTCCCTCTCTTCTCTCTCTTTTTCATCCAATGTTGCACAGAAACCTACCACTGTTTCATTTCTCCGTTCCAGATCAGCCTCTGTTGCAAACATATGTGGAACTCCTAGCCGTCTGCCTCGGCTTGTTGTCTCTGCCACCGTAGCTTCTCCAGAGGTGGAGACAGTGAACCTGAAGAAATATGTGAAATCGAGGCTTCCTGGTGGGTTTGCAGCTCAGACAATCATTGGTACTGGTCGGCGAAAATGTGCAATTGCTCGTGTTGTACTCCAAGAGGGCACTGGCAAAGTTGTAATCAACTATCGTGATGCCAAG GAATATCTTCAAGGCAATCCATTGTGGTTACAATATGTCAAAGTTCCATTGGTTACTTTGGGATATGAAAGTAACTATGATGTGTTTGTCAAGGCTCATGGTGGCGGCCTTTCTGGTCAGGCTCAAGCTATATCGCTTGGTATTGCTCGAGCATTGCTTAAGGTAAGTGAGGACCACAGAAGACCTCTGAGAAAGGAAGGTCTGTTAACCAGGGACTCCAGAGTTGTTGAGAGGAAGAAACCTGGTTTGAAGAAAGCTCGCAAAGCCCCCCAGTTTTCAAAGCGTTGA